CCTCCAGCGGCCGTGCTCGCAGAAGAAGGCATGCAGGACAGTCGACAAAACAAACTTCctgttttttgatcatttttaagCTTTTTCGACCACTGATTTTGATTGCATCCGCAGGAGAGTTACCTTGCATCTTTGAACTGCTTTTGGTTCGGTGAGAGACAAAGAGTCGCTGAAATTTAagaagtttaagaaactgttcaaactcaaagtacaaaccctgtttccatatgagttgggaaattgtattagatgtaaatataaacggaatacaatgatttgaaaataattttcaacccatattcagttgaatatgctacaaagacaacatatttgatgttcaaactgatacactttttttttttgcaaataatcattaactttagaatttgatgccagcaacacgtgacaaagaagttgggaaaggtggcaataaatactgataaagttgaggaatgctcatcaaacacttatttggaacatcccacaggtgaacaggcaaattgggaacaggtgggtgccatgattgggtataaaagcagcttccatgaaatgctcagtcattcacaaacaaggatggggcaagggccaccactttgtcaacaaatgcgtgagcaaattgttgaacagtttaagaaaaacctttctcaaccagctattgcatggaattagggatttcaccatctacggtccgtaatatcatcaaagggttcagagaatttggagaaatcactgcacgtaagcagctaaacccgtgaccttcgatccctcaggctgcactgcatcaacaagcgacatcagtgtgtaaaggatatcaccacatgggctcaggaacacttcagaaacccactgtcagtaactacagttggtcgctacatctgtaagtgcaagttaaaactctcctatgcaaggcgaaaaccgtttatcaacaacacccagaaacgccgttggcttcgctgggcctgagctcatctaagttggactgatacaaagtggaaaagtgttctgtggtctgacgagtccacatttcaaattgtttttggaaactgtggacgtcgtgtcctccggaccaaagaggaaaagaaccatccggattgttataggcgcaaagttgaaaggccagcatctgtgatggtatgggggtgtattagtgcccaaaacatgggtaacttacacatctgtgaaagcgccattaatgctgaaaggtacatacaggttttggagcaacatacagtatgttgccatccaagcaacgttaccatggacgcccctgcttatttcagcaagacaatgccaagccacgtgttacatcaacgtggcttcatagtaaaagagtgcgggtactagactggcctgcctgtagtccagacatgtctcccattgaaaatgtgtggcgcattatgaagcctaaaataccacaacggcaaaccccaaactgttgaacaacttaagctgtacatcaagcaagaatgggaaagaattccacctgaaaagcttaaaaaaatgtgtctcctcagttcccaaacgtttactgagtgttgttaaaaggaaaggccatgaaacacagtgttgaacatgccctttcccaactactttggcacgtgttgcagccatgaaattctaagttaatcattatttgcaaaaaaaaaccaaacgtttatgagtttgaacatcaagtatcttgtctttgtagtgcattcaattgaatatgtgttgaaaaggatttgcaaatcattgtattccgtttatatttacatccaacacaatttcccaactcatatggaaaggggtttgtacaaagaagaagaatcatgcTGAACATTTTTAACTTATTGATAATCTTaaattaaatgggttatacttgtatagcacttttctaccttcaaggtactcacagcactttgacactatttacacattcacacacacattcacacactgatggtttggagctgccatgcaaggccctaaccacgacccatcaggagcaagggtgaagtgtcttggtcaaggacacaacggacgtgactaggttggtagaagctgggtatcgaaccaggaaccctcagattgctggcacggccactctcgcaactgtgccacgccgtcccatctTATTAATCTCATGATTTAAAATACAACTTGTTggactttttattatttattgattttttagaATTGTATTGTTTATGGAGTCAATAAAAGTGCTAGCAATTGCTGTGaaatggaaaaggagtaggattaaacaAACTctactttttcctactccttttcaaacgtgCTGAAAAGAGGAACTGGAGATTGTGCCGTATCATGTTGGAATTGAACGcaagttcgaaataaactcaaatcaTAAACCACTCGAAAAATAGAGGTCCACAACTTTTTGCACTTAGGTCAACTATCACTACTATTGGTAAAAATGTATTAGAAGCTTGTTTCATGCAATGAACCATGTTTCAAAACACTCAATTGacactgtttgtgtgtgtgttttagactCCATTGGCTTGCACCGTGTGGAAAATGTCAGCGACACCAAGTGCGCAGTCAGTTTGCACGTTTACATCCCCCCAATTGATCGCTGTGACATCTTTGACGAGCTCACCGGCCACATGACAACAATCAAATTGGATTACGATAGCAGATATGGAGTGAGGACTTAATCTGTAAGTCACTTTATATCATTATATCACACTACTCATGCTAATGATGTGATAAGTATTACTATTACTAGTGGCACATGTTTACCTAAAGTGGCTATTCGAGCGTAATCGGACCACATTAATTTTC
The sequence above is drawn from the Nerophis lumbriciformis linkage group LG33, RoL_Nlum_v2.1, whole genome shotgun sequence genome and encodes:
- the LOC133575599 gene encoding cysteine dioxygenase type 1-like — protein: MITDDIHDHPKSDCFMKILQGDVKEALFDWPKGEGCKMTERFHTTLKENQVSFMDDSIGLHRVENVSDTKCAVSLHVYIPPIDRCDIFDELTGHMTTIKLDYDSRYGVRT